Within Telopea speciosissima isolate NSW1024214 ecotype Mountain lineage chromosome 8, Tspe_v1, whole genome shotgun sequence, the genomic segment GATACGAAATTGATTTGGTCTTGGTGACATTGGATGCACAGAGGGAGTTACagatgaaagagaagagaacaagagaaaatAAGAGATGGGTTTTGATTCTCATAGCTCGAGAAGATGATGGAAGATCTGAAAGGGGAGGAAGGAGAATTTTGTGGCGTACAGGAAAAATTATAAGACTCAGCATTACGTTTTCCTGTACGCCCCAAAACAACAGAAAATCGACTTCTGGGCTTTTCTTCTGCACCTATTCAATCAATTCCATCTTCCCCCATCTCTCAAACCAACCAggcagaagagagagaagacgaCGAAGAACAACCACAATGATCTAATATttcagtttttccttttttctttttcttttttttttctttttcccttcttcttttttcattatTTCCGTTAGATTGGACATTGATTGAGGAAAGGCGTCAGTTGAAAATGAACGAAGGAGAATGTAAACCGAAATCTGGTAGCATTGATTGGTTTTGAAATCAAACATGACCGGACTTTCCATTAAAAGCGGTAGCTGAGCCTGAAAAACGGCTGAAGAGAGTCTTGGGCTTTCTTATAATTTTCTTCAATATTTTTGACTTGCTGATACCTAAAAGGACTCACACATCATATCctccagcccagcccagcccagcccagccttgCCTATTTGTTCCATTGAGATCTAGTTGTCGCGGGTTCAAGTTGGGAAACAGTCTCTCCGTGAAGTGAGGGTAAGACTATCTATGTTATAACTTTCCCCAAACCCCGTAGTGGTTGGAGCCTTATGCAAAAAACCCCACAAACACCACATTAATGACTAAAATATCATGATCCTTATGGAAAAAGATCATCTTCAACTCCTCTCCAATCACCCATCCAACAACGAAGAGGACTTGAAAAAGCATCTCCAGATATTATTAGGTGTTGGGATATGTGTCCAAGTCTTTTCAGTCGTTGAATGGGTGGTTGGAGAAGAATTGAACGCCCAAGTAGTAGGAGAGGATTTAGAATCGAATCCTGGTAGTTTGGATTATACAATGGGGGACAACATAAACATGAAGGTGAGGGAGTATCAATAAAATACAATAGATGTAATCCTTAATCCATAATATATACACATTATTAAACACAATAAAGGGGTTAGGAGAAATATTTCGAAAAACAATTTGATTGTGATGATCCCAGAGGAAATATAGGGTGATGAGAGATTAGAAGTTAGAGAGAGGAGATTTGAAAAGACACAAAAGAGAATCATATGACCAGAATTCAATACGAACCCTAACACCCAGCAACCCAATTACGATTAGTTAAAgaacattaccaaaaaaaaaaatatatatcaatcaGATTCAACCTCctaattacaaaataaaacatataataaATCATCAGCGAAACATTTAGCTAATATATTATGAAATAGTCACCAATTgaagattttaaattttgattgaatacctatttttcaaaagaaacatTATAGATTTCACAATGTCTAAACATCAACAAtaactattctctctctctctctatctcttaaGAATTTGAATCAAATCGGTATCAATATCGACAGCGACCGATATTATGAATCTGTATCAGATCAGTATCAATATCGACAACGACCGATATTATGAACTAATTAAATCATGATCTCTCTGCCCAGTCTTTTCTTGTATTCCAACCACAGCCTATAGTTgtcttttttctgttcttttctttttgtgccAAACAAACACACTTTAAAGTTGTGGGTTCCACCAAAAGAAACAAGCAACGTGGCACAACAGAAAAGTGGGACACCACAGTGAGATATGATATAAACTACGTAAGCCACAAAAAAGTCTGGTTTTTTTACTTCAGTAATTTTTCAGTATCAAACCAATGGTGTCATCTGAAAAGAGGGCCCACGTATATGTATGTAATTCACACCTTATCCATCCCCAACGCGGCCAACTTTTTGGTTCGCCAGAACTGGGATTGACAACAAGGACCCCACACGTACGACCTGTGGGAACCACCACGGAAAACAAAAATTAGGTTTCCATCTGGAATTctgaagagaggaaagaaaagaaagacagcTCAGATGATTACACGTGGATGACGTGATTGACCTCAGAAGACACGTCTTATCAGATGCGACTGGACTTTGagtctttctgtttctctctcttacacAGCAACGCGCGGGATGCGCGGGAGCTTTTCTCCCTACACTGCGTCCCATCTCACCCCACACCAAATCTTATTTTCGTACTGCGTGGGACCCACACCATTcacaaaactataaaaaaacTCACCACTTGACCCTAACATCCCGAAGCTCGACCGACTCGACTTCTGTTACacgcatggtttgaggtatcggatcggatcggccgattttaactggattggattgatagaTCCAACTGtacagacaagggtaaaaatataaacaaaaatagtttttttttttataagaaaatagggacaaaagtgtcatatttgcccgagtttaGGTGATTTCGATCCATATTGGCCGATCCGATCCTAATCCAATCCGATCCAGTTGATAtcgagatcacgaaccatgtgTACACGCTGTCATTTAAGTGTGCCTTGACCTTGAGGGGCCATTTCTAAAAGTTAAAAAGGAAATGTGTCAAGTgtggattgggctcctctcccaTGCGATCTGCAACACACATCGTGTGGCTGGGGAATCCCCGATTTGCACACCAGCACGTCGGGCTGTATGCTGATGTGTGGATCGGGGCTCCCGTGCAACGCACATGTGCTTGGGAGAGGAGCTGGATCCGTTTAGTGTTGAATGTACGTATAGGGGAGCGTGACCTATACTAGCACTCCAAGTGTCTTTATCTCGTTTTTCTTTCAAATAAGAGGTAAATATGTCTTTTTCATACGAAAGGAAAGAGATAGGGACATGGGAGCATTGGCGTAGGCCACGCTCTGGGatagtgttttttttcctttaaattacATACAATATGTAGATGTCGACATTTAGGACCACAAACAACTCTAGAAGATGTCTATATACATtccaaaagacaaaaatacccctcgaCCAGAATTGACTGAGTACGAAAGGGTGATGGAGACCATGGTTTCGAGGATTCTATGAGAATTAATAGATTCAGTTGACCTTGATTGATTCTTGCAACTTATGTGGAATTTGATATGAATGTTTTTGTTTATCTTTATTTattggcaaaaggttttgtgcacggccagtcctcccccccccccccccccgccctcCTTTCGCATGAGGCCTTCAAAATGACAATCTTATATTACACATCATAACATGTTCTCTCTATCATTCGgtcgtgcatgaaaactttctccttaattttttatcacttttttttctttcattcttttagttggtgaaatattaaaaaattcaaTAGAACTTACCTTACTAAGGTCTACAATTTCTTCAATCCTAATCTCATATTTGTGGATCTTTTTGTTGATTCTTTCCAGGATTCTGGCAATTCTAGGCCAGTTCTAATTTGATTCGAATCGAAGACTAATCTCATGTTTGATTTCATACTTTTATTCCTTAATGGAAGTCAAGTGGATCAATTGTTTGTTATATCAAAGGATTACTTAATGGGTACATGTTGCAACCAAAGTGGTGATTTAAGAAAGTTATAACCATCTTTTTGACCGCCTTTGTCTTATTTTTCAAATGTTCTTTaaataaaaggtaaaaatagGCTTTCAAATAAAAGAGTGTTCCTTTTTCTAcccaattacaaataaaaataaaaataaaaatgaaagagtATATGAATGACACCTCCATAAGTGTATTTAAACTTTCACACATTTTAATTACCCTTATGTAAAGTTTTTTAAGTTAAGAATATTTAAGAGTTTCtaaaaataatatgaaagtgacatatcattatgtcattataaaGATGTGTCATTATCAAGCACATATTTCGAATACACGTGTGAAATGACGATATTTACACTCATTAGAAAAGGTCATGTGAAATACTAAACAGGGCAAAAATATAAGGCTATAAAATATTTGACACTTTGAAGGGTGTGAATTAGAAAATACCTTTAAATAATTTGAACACTACTTATCAATTTATCATTTTCGAAGATGAATTCATTGTAACAAAGATGAaggatattgagatggatgtgtggaaaaactaagaaaaaataaagtaaataatgatgattacaataagattttttcttaattaattccttataaaaattgaaaacctaAAAGGAAGCCTTGGTCATCTCCATAGTTTATGCACATCAAAGAATGGCAAACAATCAAATGCTTGAATGTTTTATCCAAATAACTTGTCAAATACATCCAACATATTCATGCCTAGGCCACCAGATAGGTTGTGATCGCGGTTTCAAAGATCGGAAGCTGATCGACCAAATCGATCGATTCAGATTGGAATTGGGTAAGACCGATCCTGATTCCTCCCATTCCGGGAGGGTCAATTCACACtccatttctagggttcaggccAGAATCAGTCATCCTCAACTGATTCAGAATGGAATCGGGTAGGAATCGACTGGACCCGATCCTAATCCTGATTCCAAGTTTAATAATATTTGTTGTGATACATTGAACTAAGTAATACCATCCCTTATACAAGATTAATATGGTTGCGGAATTTCCAATATAAAGAATCTGACCAACAACCAGGAGATGTCATATCAAGTATAGTGCTAATTGAATGATCACAAGTAACTCAACAGTAAACTTACTGAAGAAAATGCTTAAGTGGGTTATCTGCATCAGTCCAACCTCAGTGGGAGTACATATACAATAGCACCATTACATTTGTGCCAGAGTCTGGCATTTGTGGTAAAGATTTGGCTTATACAACCCTCACCTTCTCACTTTGAAGAACAGATATTAGAGATCTTAACTCTCAATGGTCGTACATGCAGCGCAAGAAGGTGTTGGAGATCCAGAGAAATCTCAAGTGCAGCTGATATGAAACTAACCTGCTAGACTCTGGATGCTAAAACTGTGAATTTGAAACTCTATCTTCTTTGTCAAACTACTCAAGAGTTACAAAACATGAAAATTTTGGTCATACATTGATATTCACTAACCTGGGGTGATTCCAGCTAACTAGCTAAGTTCCACCATGACCACTTCCAGGTCCCCCAAGTGTTAAAACCACCCCTTGAAGATCACTATTAAGTTTTGAAGCTTTGCCCATAGATGGTGTAACCCTTACTGGAGATGGTTGAGTTTGTCTGATGTAATGACCAGATTCTGGCTTAGCAAATGTCATTTGCTGATTTCGGACAAAAGCTGGACCTGTGAAATTTGAATTCAGATATGGTTGTGAGACAGTGAGTGGACTAGTTAGAGATGATGGATTCTGGGGATGGATCGATCCCCTTGAAGCTATCCCAGGTCCCTGCAATGAAAGTGTTGAGCAAGTTAGAAAAACACAGAAGAAGTTTAGGCTTCTCCAAGAAACTAAGATAAGGTTTGGTGTAAAAGCCTACAGGTGTGAATAAGACCCCTCTAAGGATCATCCCATTGACATTCACAGTCATTAGGTATCCCGAATCAAAAGCTCCATCAACTTTCCCTCGGATCTCAGCACCAATCTGCGAAGGAAAATTGAGAAATAAGCGTGATTGATAAAACACAATCAGAATTCAACTACTGAAGGTGGTGCACTTGGAAATGTTGAATTGCAAAAGAAACCGGGATGCTTACCAAGGTATGCATTGTCTCCAAGGGCTTCTGTTCTGCTGCTTGACATTGCACTCCTTCCCTGCCACTGTGGACCAAGTGAAGAAACTGTCCGGGAGCTTCTGGTTTTGGTTGTCTTGGATGTTCTCCTCCCATGAAATGAATCCCTTGGGGACTTCTTCTCACATAATTTCTCTGATCCACTTGGTTATTTGCAATATTATTACACTGGCAACTGCTTGCATTTTGACTTCGCTGCTTATATAATCCAAAGGAAGGTGGGGCCAGTACAGAGTCAGGAGCAGAGATTGAGAGTTTTTGAACTGGGTTTTGCTCTTGATCAGATTGGGATGGTGATGACTGCTGGGAGAGTGAAAGAGAATGCTCTTCTTGTTCTGATTCACTCTCCCTGGCCTTTGAATCCCCAGTTCTCCTCCTCTTTGGATGCACATTGTctgaagaaagaaataaagaaataaagaaatttatGGCAGAaaatttttttgtattatttttctAAGTCTACATGTAGATATAACAAAACCAAACAACCAATAGATCACTCTATGACCAACCTAAACTAGATAGAAGAGAGTTCTTTGGTTCAGATTCTGCTTCCAGAGGACCCTGGTTTAGTTCCCCCTTATCCACAACAATCATGTTTTTCTGCAAGAAAGTAAATAATAATAagttttgatttatttcattAAGTGAACTAATCTTCAACAGATGTTTGAATAGCACCTCCATGTTTCTGAATTTCTTACCCACTTATTCTCAGTTCCCCTTGGAaacctcttcttttcttggttCCACTGATTACCGAATATCTTGCACAATGAAATGTTGTAACGACCATAGGGATGCTCACCTCCAAGCTGCAATATGAGTAACTCGTTGAGAGGACGCTCATCCTCTCCACACCTGCAAATTACAACCAGAAATAAACAGAACGTTTATGAATCAAGCCCTTCAAGAGAGGAAAACACTCGGGAAGCTGGAGGATATAACCTACATTCCCTCTCGGTAGATGAAATGCAGTTTATGGTCCTACCAAGGAAACCGCATTCGTCAAAACCACCGAAATCAGATGACATGGACAACTATTGCATTTTTACTTTGAACAGTGAAGTAAACAAAAAAGCACTAGAAAAAAACTCTGGTGGTAATTTGTCCAAGGGGATGAAGCTTCTGACCTAAAAGGTATATTTGGAGAACCCATCAGATAGCCACATGTTACGCAAGCACAGACATGGGGAGAATAGTTTGCTCATCCTCATCTATGATACATTTCCCAGTAAGAAGTGATGCTGCACCTTTAATGCAACACCACAAAATCACAGAAATCTGATAGAAATGAGAACCCAACTTACCCTCCATAGATGGCAATGTCCGAGTTCGTAACCACTGCAGTATGGGAGAACCTTCCCTGGGGTTTCTGGCCCCCTACATCAAGCTGACTCCATGAACAAGTACTAACATCAAAGACCCAAACATCGTTATAGTAATGCTTATCTCCAACACCACCAATGACATAAACCTGCAAATCATAGAGGAGATTGCTAGGCATTATCCCATATATCAGAGTTTCAGTTCATAACTCCTAGTTAATATTTGTTTGAGATGAAACTTGCCTTGGTCCCGAAATTTACAGATGCATGACCTGCCCTAACTCCTGGTGAAGATCCTTGAACTACCAACTGTAACAAATTGAATATTTGTAAGCTACAGGAGAAGGGGCCATACATTCTACAAGGAACTAATTCCAAACATATGAGTCCAATGTAATACATTGGTAATATTGATCTTCTCTGCAAGGACGGTTGACATTTTAACTTGAAACTAAGAGAGCAAAGGGGTATGGGCTTACCTTTGACCAAGCCAGTGTATCCATATTGAGAACATCAACATCACCATGATACCGATCACCACAGTCCCCACCATAAACAAGAAGCTTGTTGTTAATTCCAACCGCAGTATGACTGTCCCTTGGGGATGGAAGATCACCATTCACCTCTGGACAAGTCCAACTCATGACATTGAGATCTAGAATATGCAAGTCATTCAGGTAATTTCCTTCACCTTCTCCGCTGCCCCCAAATATCACTAGTTTATCATCACTGATGATCGTTGTAGTATGACTTTCACGGGGGGAAGGTGGAACCCCTTCACATTTGGGTCTGGTCCACTCTTTTGTCCTGAGATCCAATATATGAAGGTCGTTAACCTTCCTAGAACCATTTGTACCCCCGAACACTATCATCCTGTGCCCCACAAGAACTGCACTGTGGCTGTCTCTTGTGCCAGGCTGTTGGCCTGTGGTGACAAGGGTGTTCCAAACCATGGTTCCAAGGTCAAGCATAAGTACATCACTGAAATGCAATCCACCGCAACATCCCTGACATAGGAAATGGAAAACGCTAATTTAATTTTTACCATGGGAATAGGGACTCTGCTTAATTCTAGAAAGGGAGATCAAAAGTACCCTAAGGTGGCACCTAAGAAGGTCTCACACACCAAATTTGGTCAAATTAAGTGAGAGTGGCCATCCTGTCCATAGACATTAATTTAAGCTATTTACTTTGTAACGAATCTCTTCTGATACCACTCTCCCCAAcatcaaaagaacaaaaatattaAATGGTTACAGCCATAGGTCAGGGAGAAGTAATGTTCCCATTCTTTTTTACTCTAAGCCACATTTTTTAGATGATACCATataaattctagggttttaataaAGAAGCTTAGATGTTACTATTTTCAAAGGAGTTCAAAGAAATAGGAATCTCTCtcactgtgtgtgtgtgtatgtgtgggtGTGTTGAAGAAAAAGTTCCTGAAAAGAATTGGAAATTCACACATTTTAGGATCCCTGGCAAAGGAAAAAGGCAACAGAAGGACTAATAAAACCTTAGAATTCTACAAGGGAGACCAGTAAGTGCAATCGTcctgttatttttcttcttctttttttttttttgggggggggggggggagggggtggggtttGTGGGGGGAGGAGACCAAAGTGAAAGGAGTTGAACTATTCATATcaccaccaaaaaaacaaaaaaaaaaacagagaacaatgataataataactGGCACCAGGCAAAAACTATCAAAAGGAAGCAGCACAACAGGATGGAgagtttaaaaagaaaacaaaaaattaaaaaggcaaacaactaaaattttgatcaagtGCAACAATCCTCTGAAACCTATTAAATCTTGCAAGGAAATAAAAGCTTTTGAAGAGGTCCTGATAGATAAAAACCCTGAAGACAGTGGTAAATTAGCAACTCTGCTTCTTTACCCAAAAAGCCTCTATTACACTTGAACAGGGGAAAAGCTGGGAAAGGCGGGGTTGCCTTGCTTCTATTTAACATCAAAGACAAACAATATATCTAAGAAATAAAAATCTACGTAAACTGAAGATGGCAAAggcaaaaaaaaggaaaggaagaagagagaaaacataGAAATATAATTAGAGATGaaccgaaaaaaaaagaattaacaCAACAAGAGGAAACTTGTATCGCCATCACAAACTACAAATCgacttttttgttattttaagaGTAAAGACATACTCTCCAAGGGTCTTATTCAAGAACACTGgtgaaccaaaaaataaaaagaaaacagaaatggACTAAACCTAGTAAAAATTTTATTCCACTAATCAAGACATAATCCATCTTGCAAACTACAATAGCATAAGAAGTTAGCGAAACAAAGAGAAACCCagaggccaaaaaaaaaatttaccatgTTCCAAATGAATTCAAAGCTTCCTAAGCAAAtcgaaaggaaaaggaaggagagaaaattcATGTTCAACGGTTTCTCGATAAATATACATACCCCAAAAACATAAATGACACCGTTAGAATAACAAGCTGAGTGCCCCCATCTTTCTGAAGGATTGAAGCCCAAAACCTTTGGATACAACCACATTGCCTTCTTCACAACTTCACCTCCAAAGGAACCCATCAACCTTCTCTGCAACTACAACTTTTTAATTGAATTCCTACACCCTATTTGATGAGGAAAAGCCAGTaacagagagagaaggaagagatggTCAAAAGAACATGAACAAGCCAAGTGAGATATCagaaatcagtgtctacagacACGAAAAGATGGGCGCTATCAAGTCGAAACTACTGTGTCAACCAACCAAAACAGAAGGTGGTATTGATAGATATATAAATTTATGAGTATTCATAATTAAAAACTTATTTGTACATGGATAGaaggattttcattttttttggtagaggaTAGAAAGAATTGAAGAGCATTAAGAAGTGATGTAAAATCATGGGAGTTTGACTGTTGAGACTGTGACTCAGAGACCCAAATTGAGGGAgaggttgggacttgggacttgggacttgggacttgggacttaggggaggagaagagagagagagagtgggggtgtgtgtgtgcatggGAATATGTGTAGGGACTAAcatctcattttctttctaacaaattttctttattttactgTCTACTctgtgttttgtttctttgcctttttctttctcactTGTCCAACTGAAAATGATGGAAGGGTGAGTGCATTCCTATTGTGGGAAATGATGGGAGGGCCATGGCCTTAAAGGGTTTGAGGTTTGGTGGCTAGGGTTTtcaagaaagaggaggaggaagaggaggagagagagagatttttgtttttgataataaaaaattaaaaaagcatAATTAATTTTTACATATATTGAGGATTGATGGATGTGAAAttgttctttctcctctctctctctctctctctctctatatcatCTTATAACTTTCAATGTGGGTTATTGATGTGGATCTAGAAATGTCCCTTCTCAAAGAGAGTCCTGGGAAAGCGTGGAACGTGTGGGGTTTTGTGTTATGAgaaaatttttaagtttttgggAAATGGGTTTAGCGTTGTTTTTCTCAAAAAATGTTGGGATTTTCCCTGCAATGGGAAAAGGGCCTAATCTCAAAATTTCCCACTCCCCTCTTCTcaacctttttgggttttccaCCACCACCCAGGCCCCCACAGTTTACAGtactctttcttttattattattagtctTTCTTGTTCCATGAGACTGTGAGAGAACTATGACTCTCTCATGTAAAACACCAAAAGAGTAACTCATTTTGTTTTAAGGTTTGCACCACTTTTGTGTGGAACTGTAGAAGTGGGGAATGACTTTTGGCAGAGAATTCTATCCATCCAActatatatttttggtttcCTGGGGTTTTTTTTACCAGTCGTATTCTTGTCATACATAAGAATGGACAAATGTCGTTTACTTCTTTCACTGAGATGAGGAATTACCCTTTCTTTACTTGGTACTCAACTGCTGTCTTTACCGttggtcacaactcacaagtcacaactgaTATCTACTGTTGGTTAGACTGTTAGTGCTTTTGCTCCTTCCCTGTACAAACCTTTGCAGGCTTTATCTTACTGGCCAGGACTATTAATTtattgggagaaagttctctgtctgggagtgtggtctatgccagcactcgcatgagtctctctcttttctctccatatGAAAAACCACATttacccctttgttttgaggaagagagcgatagacacatgggagtgctagcgtaggccacactctcggacaaagaactacttcccttattGGCTTCACTGGTCACTCTCTCATGTTTGAGATTAAGGAAGAAAGGATTTGGTGCTCATATATAGATTCTGTAATATGTACTCAAACTACTCAATGAGACAGTGATCACACAGATAAGATTTCCATTAGCATTATTACTGTGCTGGTGGCTGGTGGTAGATTGTTAGAGaaagaagtgagagagagagagagagagagaccatggatccgatccagtcaaaccttgttgtGTTAGTCTAATCTCGGGATCGGTCTTGAACGATATCTATCCAATCCAGCCAATATCGACTGATCCGATCCAAGATTCAGAACCATGACGAGGACACTCCTTGGGAGTGGATTCCCTATGGGTGGTGTTCAACTTTCGAGGAGTGTCCTTGTACAAGGACCAAGACTAAAATTCTCTGTAGTGCGGGCATTTGGCGGTGCACTGAAATGCGGCCTTGAGAGCTCAACACTTGAAaaaagcttcatccaacggtgcaagctcaatgcaaggcagttttttttcttcttttctttcttctcgagttcgacaccgttggatgtcgcatcttccatgTATCAAGCTCTCAAGCCTGCACTGCAGTACACCGCAAGATTAAGGCActacaaaagaatttttttacCAAGGACTTGAGCCACACTCCATTTGGATAGTTTgtaacactctctctctctctctct encodes:
- the LOC122671296 gene encoding acyl-CoA-binding domain-containing protein 4-like; translated protein: MGSFGGEVVKKAMWLYPKVLGFNPSERWGHSACYSNGVIYVFGGCCGGLHFSDVLMLDLGTMVWNTLVTTGQQPGTRDSHSAVLVGHRMIVFGGTNGSRKVNDLHILDLRTKEWTRPKCEGVPPSPRESHTTTIISDDKLVIFGGSGEGEGNYLNDLHILDLNVMSWTCPEVNGDLPSPRDSHTAVGINNKLLVYGGDCGDRYHGDVDVLNMDTLAWSKLVVQGSSPGVRAGHASVNFGTKVYVIGGVGDKHYYNDVWVFDVSTCSWSQLDVGGQKPQGRFSHTAVVTNSDIAIYGGCGEDERPLNELLILQLGGEHPYGRYNISLCKIFGNQWNQEKKRFPRGTENKWKNMIVVDKGELNQGPLEAESEPKNSLLSSLDNVHPKRRRTGDSKARESESEQEEHSLSLSQQSSPSQSDQEQNPVQKLSISAPDSVLAPPSFGLYKQRSQNASSCQCNNIANNQVDQRNYVRRSPQGIHFMGGEHPRQPKPEAPGQFLHLVHSGREGVQCQAAEQKPLETMHTLIGAEIRGKVDGAFDSGYLMTVNVNGMILRGVLFTPGPGIASRGSIHPQNPSSLTSPLTVSQPYLNSNFTGPAFVRNQQMTFAKPESGHYIRQTQPSPVRVTPSMGKASKLNSDLQGVVLTLGGPGSGHGGT